In Sphingobacterium thalpophilum, a genomic segment contains:
- a CDS encoding MFS transporter: MNKIIKPIIEPFKSLRNATFAKLYFAQIASLLGDAFTWLGLALLTYQMSPKNAAAILASALTLRVTAYILFSPFAGVVSERFQRKQILLVTQVARMTIVCALPFVNAEWQLYGLIFALNVFAAFFTPTYRAIIPQIVEKEIYREANGLSMATFQLLSVFGPALAGIFAVWMGATQIFFINGATLFVAILIILTIPKGTLQKGVNNENTASKNTWNEVLKGIRLLFGNKIVRFALSIEFISAIAGAIILVNTIGLVKNSLKLDDQHYGWIMSIFGVGAAITAFLLGSLDKSKSRSVSLISGAMLLGIAISFANFLPYNGVMFLWVLAGIGQTLADMPSETLIGENIEAKDHGKVYGAHFAFSHLWWAIAYPIAGFLGTQFPGREFLYGGIATIILAIAAILLIRKPQVKQ, translated from the coding sequence ATGAATAAAATAATTAAACCAATTATAGAACCCTTCAAATCTCTGAGGAATGCTACTTTTGCAAAGCTATATTTCGCCCAAATCGCAAGCCTTTTGGGTGATGCTTTTACTTGGCTCGGTTTGGCTTTGCTTACCTACCAAATGAGCCCTAAAAACGCAGCGGCAATATTAGCATCAGCCCTTACTTTAAGGGTAACAGCCTATATTCTCTTTTCGCCTTTTGCAGGTGTTGTATCAGAAAGATTTCAACGAAAGCAGATACTGCTCGTTACACAGGTGGCAAGAATGACAATCGTATGTGCGTTACCATTCGTTAATGCCGAATGGCAATTATATGGGTTGATATTTGCCTTGAATGTATTTGCAGCATTTTTTACACCAACTTATAGGGCAATTATTCCACAGATAGTTGAAAAAGAAATTTACAGAGAAGCCAATGGTTTATCAATGGCAACATTTCAGTTATTGAGTGTTTTCGGACCCGCACTGGCAGGGATTTTCGCAGTATGGATGGGTGCTACACAAATATTTTTCATAAATGGTGCAACTCTTTTCGTTGCTATACTTATAATACTTACTATTCCCAAAGGAACATTGCAAAAAGGTGTAAATAATGAGAATACAGCATCTAAAAATACGTGGAATGAAGTATTAAAAGGCATTCGATTACTATTCGGTAACAAAATTGTTCGTTTCGCTTTAAGCATCGAGTTTATATCAGCTATTGCAGGAGCTATCATCTTAGTAAATACAATAGGTTTGGTTAAAAATTCCTTGAAATTGGATGACCAACATTACGGTTGGATAATGTCAATTTTTGGCGTGGGTGCAGCTATTACCGCATTCTTATTGGGAAGTTTAGACAAATCGAAAAGTAGAAGTGTATCCCTAATAAGCGGTGCAATGTTACTAGGTATAGCCATTAGTTTTGCTAATTTTTTACCATACAACGGAGTAATGTTTTTATGGGTTTTGGCAGGTATCGGTCAAACATTAGCAGATATGCCGTCCGAAACCCTAATCGGCGAAAATATTGAAGCCAAAGACCACGGCAAAGTATATGGTGCTCATTTCGCATTTTCCCATTTATGGTGGGCAATAGCCTATCCCATTGCAGGATTTTTAGGTACACAGTTTCCCGGTCGGGAGTTTTTGTATGGCGGTATTGCCACAATTATTTTAGCGATTGCAGCTATTCTGCTGATTAGAAAACCACAGGTAAAACAATAA
- a CDS encoding bestrophin family protein, with translation MLLNKKISISYFVKQVKWQIFFVVTFALTIGFLHLTPVLADIAIPFSILALLGTIVSILLAFRTSQSYERWWEARIVWGAIVNDSRILTRQLNQFLSTKEKEEIKIFAQRQIVWVYALGETLRKVGFSSKVEAYINFHKISAVNIPNAILDEHSKQMGFLAEQRKISEFQQLQLNETITKLCDSMGKCERIKNTVFPRAYSLLLHTLIYVFTILVPFGLEHSQFTIQIILSILIPIMFIAIEKTAIMMQDPFENTPVDTPMTSLALTIEINIKQMIGEDEIPQKKDNELYFEM, from the coding sequence ATGCTTTTAAACAAAAAAATATCTATTTCATACTTTGTTAAGCAAGTAAAATGGCAAATATTCTTTGTAGTTACCTTTGCTCTAACCATTGGTTTTCTGCATTTAACCCCTGTACTGGCAGATATTGCAATACCATTTAGCATATTGGCTCTTTTAGGAACTATTGTTTCTATTTTACTTGCCTTTAGAACCTCACAGTCTTATGAAAGATGGTGGGAGGCGAGGATTGTTTGGGGAGCTATCGTTAATGACTCTCGAATACTTACAAGGCAATTGAACCAATTTCTATCGACTAAAGAAAAAGAAGAAATTAAAATCTTTGCTCAACGGCAAATTGTATGGGTGTATGCTCTGGGCGAAACCTTGAGGAAAGTAGGATTTTCTTCAAAAGTCGAAGCGTATATTAATTTTCATAAAATTAGTGCTGTCAATATTCCAAACGCTATTCTTGATGAGCATTCTAAACAAATGGGTTTTTTAGCAGAACAAAGAAAAATTTCGGAGTTTCAGCAACTGCAACTAAACGAAACAATTACTAAGCTATGTGATAGTATGGGGAAATGTGAACGCATAAAAAACACGGTATTCCCAAGAGCGTACAGCCTGCTATTACATACATTAATCTACGTTTTTACCATCTTGGTGCCATTCGGATTAGAGCATTCGCAGTTTACTATACAAATTATACTGTCAATACTTATTCCTATAATGTTTATTGCCATAGAAAAAACCGCCATAATGATGCAAGACCCATTTGAGAATACACCTGTTGATACTCCGATGACATCGCTGGCTTTAACCATAGAAATCAATATCAAGCAAATGATTGGTGAAGACGAAATACCCCAAAAGAAAGACAATGAGCTTTATTTTGAAATGTAG
- a CDS encoding DUF6122 family protein — MSLFILQNIIHYTLHFFFPGLVAFVFFKKEWKTVWIILLSTMLVDIDHLFAEPIFDPNRCSVGFHFLHSYYAIVLYVLLFLFGNKIIRIIALGLLLHMVADFQDCLW; from the coding sequence ATGTCCCTATTTATATTACAAAACATTATCCACTATACGCTGCATTTTTTCTTTCCAGGGTTAGTTGCTTTTGTATTTTTTAAAAAGGAATGGAAAACGGTTTGGATAATTTTATTATCAACGATGCTTGTTGACATTGACCATCTGTTTGCCGAACCAATATTTGATCCAAACAGATGCAGTGTAGGATTTCACTTTCTGCATTCATATTACGCTATAGTGCTGTATGTTTTGTTGTTCCTATTTGGAAACAAAATAATAAGAATTATTGCCCTTGGTTTATTGCTGCATATGGTAGCCGATTTTCAGGACTGTTTGTGGTAG
- a CDS encoding efflux RND transporter periplasmic adaptor subunit: MNSSFKKYIPFLLIVVITVLSCKDQKETATEQAVTENKTDTASQVKQITFTPDQYKLSDIQTGTIELRNLSNIIKLTGAIEAEPNSVATVSAPLGGYIKSAGLLPGQFVKKGQQLATLENPEFISIQQEYLESIGRLEYLSQEYKRQQDLRNEDINAAKTYQQVSSDFKVMKARISGLEQQMALIGISTASLKRSNKISRTAGIYAPISGYIKNSNTNIGKYASPTDILFEITGTNDLHLALNAFEKDLGKIQVGQTVRFSLSNENDYKHTGKVFLVGQAADDKKMIPVHCHFTKDVKLLPGMYVKAWVETGTDEKNAVPNDALVQLEGVDYIIAQTNEGKNGYTFQLIQVAKGIEQEGYTGIELPSTANPQQIKIVTKNAYTILSAIKNAEEEE, encoded by the coding sequence ATGAATAGTTCGTTCAAAAAATACATTCCCTTTTTACTAATCGTAGTAATTACGGTGTTATCCTGTAAAGACCAAAAAGAAACAGCTACAGAACAGGCAGTTACAGAGAACAAAACCGATACTGCATCCCAAGTAAAACAAATAACATTTACGCCAGACCAGTACAAATTATCGGATATACAAACGGGTACTATAGAACTGCGAAACCTAAGCAATATCATCAAACTAACGGGTGCAATTGAAGCCGAACCCAACAGTGTAGCCACCGTATCTGCACCTTTAGGCGGTTACATCAAATCAGCAGGTTTATTACCCGGGCAATTTGTAAAAAAAGGGCAACAATTAGCCACACTCGAAAACCCTGAATTTATTTCCATACAACAGGAGTATTTAGAAAGCATTGGCAGGTTAGAATACCTATCGCAGGAATACAAAAGACAACAGGATTTAAGAAATGAGGATATAAATGCAGCAAAAACCTACCAGCAGGTAAGTTCCGACTTCAAAGTAATGAAAGCCCGCATCTCAGGATTAGAGCAGCAAATGGCTTTGATTGGCATCAGTACTGCTTCTCTTAAAAGGAGCAATAAAATTTCGAGAACAGCGGGCATTTATGCACCCATATCAGGTTACATAAAAAACAGCAATACCAATATCGGAAAATACGCATCGCCTACCGATATCCTATTTGAAATTACAGGTACCAATGACCTACATCTTGCTTTAAATGCCTTTGAGAAAGATTTAGGCAAAATTCAGGTAGGGCAAACCGTTAGGTTTTCACTATCCAATGAAAATGATTACAAGCACACCGGAAAAGTATTTTTGGTTGGGCAGGCTGCAGACGATAAAAAGATGATACCCGTACATTGCCATTTTACTAAAGATGTAAAACTACTGCCGGGAATGTATGTAAAAGCGTGGGTAGAAACCGGAACAGATGAAAAAAATGCAGTGCCGAATGATGCACTTGTACAGTTAGAAGGAGTGGATTATATTATTGCGCAGACCAATGAAGGCAAAAACGGTTATACTTTTCAATTAATACAAGTTGCCAAAGGCATAGAACAAGAAGGTTACACGGGCATAGAATTACCATCAACAGCAAATCCTCAACAAATAAAAATAGTTACCAAAAATGCGTACACTATTTTATCAGCGATTAAAAATGCCGAAGAAGAGGAATAG
- a CDS encoding CusA/CzcA family heavy metal efflux RND transporter: MLNNIIHFSIKNKLVIGLFTLALICWGSYSVTKLPIDATPDITDNQVMVITVSPTLAAQEVEQLVTFPVEQTMVSIPGIKDMRSFSRFGLSIVTIVFEEKVDIYWGRQQVQERLTLAAKNIPEGVGVPEMAPLTTGLGEIYQYVIHPKKGYEDKYDATELRTIQDWIIKRQLLGTPGVAEVSGFGGFVKQYEIAIEPDRLASQNINISDIFTALEKNNQNTGGAYIDKGPNAFFIRSEGLVKNIEEIKKIVVKNEGGIPVLLRDVADVRFGNGARYGAATRNAQGETVTGIVMMLKGANSSEVITNVKAKIEEIQKSLPEGVEIEPFLDRKKLVDGAISTVSTNLVEGALIVIFVLILFLGNLRGGLVVASVIPLAMLFAIAMMNLFGVSGNLMSLGAIDFGIIVDGTVIIVEAVLHRITTSKNRYGGVEKLTQEQMDEEVFQSSTKIRSAAAFGEIIILIVYLPLLALVGVEGKMFTPMAQTVSFAIMGAFLLSFTYVPMMSALVLSKKTTHKDNFSDKMMRAIQRVYSPIIEGAMKRKLLVISIAVAMFVITLFAFNRMGGEFIPQLDEGDFAVETRVPVGSSINQMIDVSQKAQDILLKNYPEVKQVVNKIGSGEIPTDPMPIEAGDMVVVLKPKKEWTSAADREELIDKMQQSLAVIPNATFSFQQPIQMRFNELLTGAKQDVVLKIYGEDLDVLSDLASDVGKKIKSVEGVEDLYVEEITGLPQISIQFDRDKIAQYGMNVEDVNSAIETGFAGKTAGLLYEGERRFDVVVRLDSASRADITDVQNLFVSTPTGQQIPLSEVANISYKPGPVQIQRDNAKRRITLGFNVRNRDVKSIVNDIQDIVAAKVKMPAGYHITYGGQFKNLEEANARLAVALPVALLLILLLLYFTFRSVKQGLLIFTAIPLSAIGGVFALLIRDMPFSISAGVGFIALFGVAVLNGIVLIAEFNRLAKEGVTDIYERVRIGTKVRLRPVLMTAMVASLGFLPMAISSSSGAEVQRPLATVVIGGLITATALTLLVLPVLYIYFTKSTFKMKKNKTLPTAILLLGFLCFSSTLKAQVSSGTNTRVLTLQQSIDEAVKNNNSIRIAEYNINVQKALKKGSVTIPKTELSYTQGVVSNPTINDNLINVTQRFDFPTLYSNQSKLAQEKIISTEKYKAVSENELIENVKLAYLQYQYVLEKGKLIAALDSIYSNLSKASDARYRTGESTNLEKMTSSVQLKQIQNELEKNNADVKIAKQQLQTLLNTTDDISIAETNLTAKELLLTIENFSANNNPIIGYLQQEVNVSQQEIQVEKSKMLPEIILGYSAQTYKGMQTINGIDRTYTGKDRFSFFQIGIGIPLFPGGYKSKINAAKINREIAATQVELNKTNLNGQLKELEQQYAKLQNELNYYQQQALPQANLIISNSEKSFKSGEVSYAQHLQNLTLANNIRTAYVESLYNFNKAIIAIETLSGNK, translated from the coding sequence ATGTTAAACAACATCATTCATTTTTCAATAAAAAATAAGTTGGTAATAGGATTATTTACCCTGGCATTAATTTGCTGGGGTTCCTATTCCGTTACCAAACTTCCTATTGATGCAACGCCCGATATTACAGACAATCAGGTAATGGTAATCACAGTATCGCCCACATTGGCAGCGCAGGAAGTAGAACAGCTCGTAACCTTTCCGGTAGAGCAAACAATGGTAAGTATTCCCGGCATAAAAGATATGCGTTCTTTTTCTCGCTTTGGTCTTTCCATAGTTACAATTGTCTTTGAAGAAAAAGTAGACATTTATTGGGGAAGACAACAAGTTCAGGAGCGGTTGACCTTGGCTGCTAAAAACATACCCGAAGGTGTCGGTGTTCCTGAAATGGCACCGCTTACCACAGGTTTAGGCGAAATTTACCAATACGTCATCCATCCTAAAAAAGGATATGAAGACAAATACGATGCTACCGAATTAAGAACTATTCAGGATTGGATTATTAAAAGACAACTTTTAGGAACACCGGGAGTAGCAGAAGTAAGCGGGTTTGGCGGATTTGTAAAACAGTATGAAATAGCCATAGAGCCAGACAGGCTCGCCAGCCAAAACATCAATATATCCGATATTTTCACCGCTTTAGAAAAGAATAATCAAAACACTGGTGGTGCTTATATCGATAAAGGCCCAAATGCTTTCTTTATTCGAAGCGAAGGTTTGGTAAAGAATATTGAGGAAATTAAAAAAATCGTAGTTAAAAACGAAGGGGGCATTCCTGTTTTGTTAAGGGATGTGGCAGATGTCCGTTTCGGAAATGGGGCAAGATATGGGGCAGCAACAAGAAATGCGCAGGGAGAAACCGTTACCGGAATTGTGATGATGCTAAAAGGTGCCAACTCTTCTGAAGTAATTACCAATGTAAAAGCAAAGATTGAAGAAATTCAAAAAAGTTTGCCCGAAGGTGTAGAGATAGAGCCGTTTCTTGACAGGAAAAAATTAGTAGATGGCGCCATATCAACAGTATCAACCAACTTGGTAGAAGGTGCTTTAATTGTAATTTTTGTTTTGATACTTTTCCTTGGTAATCTGCGTGGCGGTCTTGTGGTAGCCTCGGTTATTCCATTGGCAATGCTGTTTGCCATAGCGATGATGAACCTTTTTGGCGTATCCGGAAACCTAATGAGCCTTGGTGCCATCGATTTCGGAATTATTGTCGACGGAACGGTAATCATTGTAGAAGCAGTACTACACCGAATAACAACCAGCAAAAACCGGTACGGCGGAGTAGAAAAACTTACACAAGAACAAATGGATGAAGAAGTGTTTCAGTCTTCAACCAAAATTCGTTCGGCAGCAGCATTTGGAGAAATCATCATTCTTATTGTTTACCTACCGTTACTGGCATTGGTAGGTGTAGAAGGCAAGATGTTTACACCAATGGCGCAAACCGTTTCATTTGCTATTATGGGCGCATTCCTATTGTCATTCACTTATGTTCCGATGATGTCTGCATTAGTCCTCAGCAAAAAGACCACGCACAAAGACAACTTTTCGGATAAAATGATGAGAGCCATTCAAAGAGTGTACAGCCCCATCATTGAAGGAGCAATGAAACGAAAGCTGTTGGTAATATCTATTGCCGTGGCAATGTTTGTTATAACCCTTTTTGCATTCAACAGAATGGGCGGAGAATTTATACCCCAATTAGATGAGGGTGACTTTGCAGTAGAAACAAGAGTTCCCGTGGGCAGTTCCATTAACCAGATGATAGATGTATCCCAAAAAGCGCAAGATATTTTACTGAAAAATTATCCCGAAGTAAAGCAGGTAGTGAATAAGATAGGTTCGGGAGAAATCCCTACAGACCCAATGCCGATTGAAGCCGGTGATATGGTCGTTGTTTTAAAACCTAAAAAAGAATGGACAAGCGCAGCAGATAGAGAAGAATTGATTGATAAAATGCAACAATCACTTGCTGTTATTCCCAATGCTACTTTCAGCTTTCAACAGCCTATACAAATGCGTTTTAATGAGTTGCTAACCGGAGCTAAGCAAGATGTTGTCTTGAAAATTTATGGAGAAGACCTGGATGTACTTTCAGATTTGGCTTCTGATGTAGGAAAGAAAATAAAATCCGTTGAAGGTGTAGAAGATTTGTATGTTGAAGAAATCACAGGATTGCCACAAATAAGCATCCAATTCGACAGAGATAAAATAGCACAATACGGTATGAACGTAGAAGATGTAAACAGTGCCATTGAAACAGGATTTGCGGGAAAAACTGCAGGCTTGCTGTACGAAGGAGAAAGAAGATTTGATGTAGTGGTAAGATTAGACAGCGCATCAAGAGCCGACATTACAGATGTACAAAACCTATTTGTAAGTACACCAACAGGACAGCAGATACCTTTAAGCGAAGTCGCCAATATTTCCTATAAACCGGGTCCTGTACAAATACAGAGAGATAATGCCAAAAGACGTATTACGCTTGGTTTCAATGTTCGTAACCGCGATGTAAAAAGCATTGTGAATGATATACAGGACATCGTTGCAGCCAAAGTAAAAATGCCGGCAGGTTATCATATTACTTACGGCGGACAGTTCAAAAATCTGGAAGAAGCCAATGCAAGACTTGCCGTAGCCTTACCGGTAGCGCTATTGCTTATTTTGCTATTGCTCTATTTTACATTCCGTTCTGTGAAGCAAGGTTTGCTGATTTTTACAGCTATTCCGCTTTCAGCTATAGGTGGTGTATTTGCATTGCTGATAAGAGATATGCCTTTTAGTATTTCTGCTGGTGTAGGATTTATTGCGCTATTTGGCGTAGCGGTATTGAACGGTATTGTACTCATTGCAGAATTTAACCGATTGGCAAAAGAAGGCGTTACCGATATTTATGAGCGAGTGCGCATTGGCACAAAAGTGAGGTTAAGACCCGTATTAATGACGGCAATGGTGGCATCATTAGGTTTTCTTCCGATGGCTATTTCTTCCTCATCAGGTGCAGAAGTACAACGTCCTTTAGCAACCGTGGTTATTGGCGGGCTGATAACTGCAACAGCGCTTACCTTACTGGTGCTTCCGGTGCTCTATATCTATTTTACAAAATCAACATTCAAAATGAAAAAGAATAAAACATTACCAACGGCAATATTGCTCTTAGGTTTTTTATGCTTTTCATCTACACTGAAAGCGCAGGTATCTTCTGGAACAAACACAAGAGTATTGACCTTACAGCAATCTATTGATGAAGCCGTAAAAAACAACAACAGCATAAGGATTGCCGAATACAACATCAATGTTCAAAAAGCTTTGAAAAAAGGAAGCGTAACCATTCCAAAAACTGAGCTTTCTTACACACAGGGCGTTGTAAGCAACCCAACCATTAATGATAATCTCATTAACGTGACCCAACGCTTTGACTTTCCTACACTGTACAGCAACCAGTCAAAACTGGCACAAGAAAAGATAATCAGCACAGAAAAATACAAAGCCGTTTCGGAAAATGAATTGATAGAAAATGTGAAGCTGGCGTATTTGCAATACCAGTATGTTCTGGAAAAAGGAAAACTCATTGCAGCGTTAGACAGTATTTACAGCAATCTGAGCAAAGCAAGTGATGCAAGATACAGAACGGGAGAAAGTACCAATCTTGAAAAAATGACCTCTTCCGTTCAGTTAAAACAAATTCAAAATGAACTTGAAAAAAACAATGCCGATGTGAAAATTGCCAAACAACAATTGCAAACTTTACTGAATACCACAGATGATATCAGCATTGCAGAAACCAACCTTACGGCTAAAGAATTACTATTAACTATCGAAAACTTTTCTGCAAATAACAATCCCATTATTGGATACCTGCAACAAGAAGTAAACGTAAGCCAGCAGGAAATACAGGTTGAAAAGAGTAAAATGTTGCCCGAAATTATTTTGGGTTATAGCGCTCAGACTTATAAAGGAATGCAGACCATCAATGGTATTGACAGGACTTATACCGGAAAAGACAGGTTTAGCTTTTTTCAAATTGGTATTGGCATTCCATTGTTTCCGGGAGGTTATAAATCAAAAATTAATGCAGCAAAAATTAACCGGGAAATTGCAGCAACACAGGTGGAGCTGAATAAAACCAACCTCAATGGTCAGTTAAAAGAATTGGAACAGCAATATGCCAAACTTCAGAATGAGCTGAATTATTATCAGCAACAAGCTCTGCCACAAGCCAATTTAATCATCAGCAATTCCGAAAAAAGTTTTAAAAGCGGTGAGGTTTCCTATGCCCAGCATTTGCAAAATTTAACGCTGGCAAATAACATTCGTACCGCTTACGTAGAAAGCCTGTACAATTTCAATAAGGCAATTATCGCCATTGAAACACTTTCCGGCAATAAATAA
- a CDS encoding HupE/UreJ family protein: MQYVKIVLSIALLLLVSGSAYAHGVDEDTQTFLSGNSGVAFVPFLYIGAKHMLTGYDHLLFLVGVIFFLYRPKEVLLYVSFFTIGHSITLLLGVLADMAINAYLIDAIIALSIVYKGFDNLGGFQKFLGRQPNTKAAVLIFGLFHGFGLASKLQELSFDRTGLLTNLLGFNIGVEIGQFIALALVLFVITLWRKSPSFFKFSTVTNMLLMAAGFLLFGYQLVGYFNS, encoded by the coding sequence ATGCAGTATGTAAAAATTGTTTTATCAATAGCCTTATTGCTATTGGTTTCAGGGTCGGCGTATGCTCACGGAGTAGATGAGGATACCCAAACTTTTTTAAGTGGAAATTCAGGCGTTGCTTTTGTACCGTTCCTGTATATAGGGGCAAAACATATGCTTACAGGTTACGACCACTTATTATTTCTTGTGGGCGTTATCTTTTTTCTTTATCGTCCAAAAGAAGTGCTTTTGTATGTGAGTTTTTTTACCATTGGTCATAGTATTACCCTTTTATTAGGTGTACTGGCAGATATGGCTATCAACGCTTACCTCATCGATGCTATTATAGCACTTTCAATCGTTTACAAAGGTTTTGATAATTTAGGTGGCTTTCAAAAATTCCTTGGTCGCCAGCCTAATACAAAAGCGGCTGTCTTAATCTTTGGACTTTTTCACGGTTTCGGTTTAGCCAGTAAATTACAGGAATTGAGTTTTGACCGAACAGGATTATTGACCAACCTGCTTGGTTTCAATATCGGTGTAGAGATAGGTCAATTCATCGCCTTAGCTCTTGTATTATTTGTTATCACCCTTTGGAGAAAATCACCGAGCTTTTTCAAATTCTCTACAGTTACCAATATGTTGCTTATGGCAGCGGGCTTTTTATTATTCGGCTACCAGTTAGTCGGTTATTTTAACTCTTAA
- the mobC gene encoding conjugal transfer protein MobC — MMQGEDDLRGLAKIMAFMRAVSILLVLMHLYWFCYGFFLERGWTLEIINKILGNFDRTAGLFSHNLYTKIFALVLLALSCLGTKGVKNEKITWSKIYVALSIGIILFFLNFPLLKLPLLTATFLYIFTTALGYIALMVAGVWMSRLLRTNLMEDVFNNENESFQQETKLMENEYSVNLPTKFYYKGKWNNGWINIVNPFRATIVLGTPGSGKSYAIVNNYIKQQIEKGFSMYIYDFKFDDLSTIAYNHLLKHRDKYKVQPKFYVINFDDPRKSHRCNPLNPDFMTDISDAYEAAYTIMLNLNRSWIQKQGDFFVESPIILLAAIIWYLKIYDDGKYCTFPHAIELLNKKYSDVFTILTSYPDLENYLSPFMDAWQGGAQDQLQGQIASAKIPLSRMISPQLYWVMTGDDFSLDINNPEEPKILCVGNNPDRQNIYSAALGLYNSRIVKLINKKGQLKSSVIIDELPTIYFRGLDNLIATARSNKVAVCLGFQDFSQLTRDYGDKESKVIQNTVGNIFSGQVVGETAKSLSERFGKVLQKRQSLTINRSDKSTSISTQLDSLIPASKISTLTQGMFVGAVSDNFDERIEQKIFHAEIVVDNESVASETKAYQKIPQILSFVNQQGEDEMKKQIEGNYRQIKMDILNIVENELERIKNDPDLQHLLQQA, encoded by the coding sequence ATAATGCAGGGAGAAGACGATTTAAGAGGTCTTGCCAAAATAATGGCATTTATGCGGGCAGTAAGTATCCTTTTGGTACTGATGCACCTTTATTGGTTCTGCTACGGTTTCTTTTTGGAACGTGGCTGGACGCTGGAAATAATCAACAAAATCTTAGGCAATTTTGACCGAACAGCCGGTTTGTTTTCGCACAATTTATACACCAAAATTTTTGCTTTGGTACTGTTGGCATTAAGCTGTTTGGGAACAAAAGGCGTTAAAAATGAGAAGATAACTTGGTCTAAAATATATGTAGCTTTGTCGATTGGAATTATTTTGTTTTTTCTGAATTTTCCTTTGTTGAAACTACCTTTATTAACTGCCACATTTCTGTATATTTTTACCACTGCTTTAGGTTATATTGCTTTGATGGTAGCAGGAGTTTGGATGAGCCGTTTACTCCGTACCAATTTAATGGAAGATGTTTTCAACAATGAGAATGAGAGTTTTCAGCAGGAAACTAAATTGATGGAAAACGAGTATTCTGTCAATCTTCCTACAAAGTTTTATTATAAGGGCAAATGGAATAATGGCTGGATAAATATTGTCAATCCTTTCCGGGCGACTATTGTTTTGGGAACACCCGGTTCTGGAAAATCTTATGCGATTGTAAATAATTATATAAAGCAACAAATTGAAAAAGGGTTTTCAATGTACATCTACGATTTTAAATTTGATGACCTTTCTACCATTGCATACAATCATTTATTAAAACATCGGGATAAATACAAAGTTCAGCCAAAATTTTATGTGATAAATTTTGACGACCCACGAAAAAGCCACCGTTGCAATCCGCTCAATCCTGATTTTATGACGGATATTTCTGATGCCTACGAAGCTGCTTATACCATAATGCTAAACCTCAACCGAAGTTGGATACAGAAACAAGGCGATTTTTTTGTAGAAAGTCCGATAATTTTGTTAGCTGCCATTATTTGGTATTTGAAAATTTACGATGACGGAAAATATTGCACATTTCCGCACGCTATTGAATTGCTGAACAAAAAATATTCAGATGTTTTCACGATTTTAACTTCATATCCCGATTTGGAAAACTATTTATCTCCTTTTATGGATGCGTGGCAAGGTGGCGCACAAGACCAATTGCAAGGACAAATTGCATCGGCAAAAATCCCTTTATCAAGAATGATTTCTCCGCAGTTGTATTGGGTTATGACTGGCGATGATTTTTCTTTGGATATTAATAATCCTGAAGAACCTAAAATTTTATGTGTAGGTAATAATCCCGACCGACAGAATATTTATTCCGCAGCGTTGGGATTATACAATTCAAGGATTGTAAAGCTAATCAACAAAAAAGGGCAATTAAAAAGTTCGGTTATCATAGACGAATTGCCAACTATTTACTTTAGAGGATTGGATAATTTGATTGCAACTGCAAGAAGTAATAAAGTGGCTGTTTGTTTAGGTTTTCAAGATTTTTCACAATTGACGAGAGATTATGGCGACAAGGAAAGCAAGGTTATTCAGAATACGGTTGGTAATATTTTCAGCGGACAAGTGGTGGGAGAAACTGCAAAAAGCCTTTCGGAACGTTTCGGAAAGGTGTTGCAGAAAAGACAAAGTTTAACCATCAACCGAAGCGACAAATCAACTTCCATTTCTACGCAATTGGACAGTTTAATCCCAGCTTCAAAAATTTCAACTTTAACACAAGGGATGTTTGTTGGTGCAGTTTCGGATAACTTCGATGAGCGAATTGAACAGAAAATCTTTCACGCTGAAATTGTGGTGGACAATGAAAGTGTAGCATCAGAAACCAAAGCGTACCAAAAGATACCACAAATATTATCTTTCGTAAACCAGCAGGGCGAAGATGAAATGAAAAAACAGATTGAAGGGAATTACCGACAAATAAAGATGGACATTTTGAATATTGTAGAAAATGAATTGGAAAGAATTAAGAACGACCCAGATTTACAACATTTATTACAGCAGGCATAA